Proteins encoded within one genomic window of Nasonia vitripennis strain AsymCx chromosome 2 unlocalized genomic scaffold, Nvit_psr_1.1 chr2_random0006, whole genome shotgun sequence:
- the LOC116416468 gene encoding uncharacterized protein F54H12.2-like: MAFLHSHSTECMSSELYLFTLPATQTSIESSSFLHYKPVSSLSDDVDAPLEFVVPASSEHYFDLAHTMIHVHAKIKTPPNNAYPYKAYIETLLNYAPAANESHLTSSLRYDDTSGGFDSPANAVSTGTAPMIVNKGIKEATLIVRRVKISPGVLLAHAQALSKTTAKYPITRVEVKSFTLNSGILGDSIDNVIHGQLPKRIILGFVENKAFNGNRALNPFNFQHFSINYIFLYVDGVQIPSKPLQPRFTGLDKLYIDAFQTLYTGTGVHVLNEDFGINRYNYYKGNFLTAFDLTPDLSAHCGTHWNLVRSGRIRIEVRFETALLTAINCIVYAEYDNVLEIDSSRQIEF, encoded by the exons atggcatttttacaTTCTCACTCGACGGAATGCATGTCCAGCGAGCTGTATCTTTTCACGCTTCCAGCCACCCAAACGTCCATTGAAAGCAGCAGCTTTCTGCATTATAAGCCTGTGTCGTCTCTTAGCGACGATGTCGACGCACCATTGGAATTTGTCGTGCCGGCAAGTAGCGAGCATTACTTTGATCTGGCTCATACTATGATTCATGTTCATGCTAAAATC AAAACGCCGCCTAATAACGCCTATCCTTACAAAGCGTACATCGAGACGCTTCTCAACTACGCTCCGGCTGCTAATGAGTCACATCTTACATCGAGTCTGCGGTACGACGACACGAGCGGCGGTTTCGATTCGCCAGCCAATGCGGTGAGCACTGGTACAGCACCTATGATCGTGAACAAAGG CATTAAAGAAGCTACACTCATAGTTCGCAGAGTAAAAATCAGTCCTGGAGTTTTACTGGCTCATGCGCAAGCGTTATCGAAAACCACGGCTAAATATCCCATAACGAGAGTCGAAGTTAAGTCGTTTACTCTTAACTCGGGAATATTGGGCGATTCGATCGACAACGTTATACACGGTCAGCTGCCGAAGAGAATAATCTTAGGCTTTGTGGAAAATAAAGCATTCAACGGAAACCGCGCATTAAAcccttttaattttcaacacttctctataaattatatttttctctacGTCGACGGCGTACAAATTCCAAGCAAACCTTTGCAGCCACGTTTCACAGGTCTCGACAAACTCTACATTGATGCTTTTCAAACACTTTACACGGGCACAGGCGTGCATGTTCTCAACGAAGATTTTGGCATCAATCGCTACAACTATTACAAAGGCAATTTTTTGACAGCATTCGATCTCACTCCTGATTTATCGGCACACTGTGGCACACATTGGAATCTCGTGCGCTCGGGTAGGATACGCATAGAAGTGAGATTTGAGACGGCTCTTCTCACTGCTATCAACTGTATCGTTTACGCAGAGTACGACAACGTTCTGGAAATCGACTCTAGCCGCCAAATCGAATTTTAG